One Prunus dulcis chromosome 8, ALMONDv2, whole genome shotgun sequence DNA window includes the following coding sequences:
- the LOC117638580 gene encoding uncharacterized protein LOC117638580, whose product MAFHTRSNSFPSRSHPVLQEVDELLCRLRSSEATSASSSSISHKLSGLQDLHDCVDRLLQLPLSQQALAQEQNEKWANELLDGSLRLLDVSSSAKDAILQTKECVQDLQSIIRRRGGETGLTSEVRKYLTSRKMVKKAIQKAMKNLKGTENRSTFSSLNKDDETFSVVSKLREVEAITLAVFESLLSFISRPKSQPSSWSLVSKMMQSKKVACEEATEINEFAEVDAALNSLIRHKASKPSADDAHNQLDQLESCIQDQEQGLECLFRQMIKARVSLLNILNH is encoded by the coding sequence ATGGCTTTCCACACTCGCTCTAACAGCTTCCCCTCTAGGTCACACCCAGTCCTTCAAGAAGTTGATGAACTCTTGTGCAGATTGAGATCTTCTGAGGCCACCTCtgcatcttcatcttcaataaGCCACAAACTAAGTGGCCTCCAAGACTTGCACGATTGTGTTGATAGGTTGCTTCAGTTGCCCCTCAGTCAGCAAGCCTTAGCACAAGAGCAGAATGAGAAATGGGCTAATGAGCTACTAGATGGCTCTCTCAGACTCTTGGATGTTTCTAGCAGTGCCAAGGATGCCATCTTGCAAACTAAGGAATGCGTACAGGATCTTCAATCGATCATAAGAAGGAGAGGAGGTGAAACTGGTCTCACAAGTGAGGTTAGGAAATACTTAACCTCTAGGAAGATGGTGAAAAAGGCTATCCAAAAGGCTATGAAGAATCTCAAGGGAACCGAAAACAGATCCACATTTTCTTCCCTTAACAAGGACGATGAGACATTTTCCGTTGTTAGCAAGTTGAGAGAAGTTGAAGCAATCACCCTCGCAGTGTTTGAGTCACTTCTTTCCTTCATAtccaggccaaaatcacagcCCAGTAGCTGGTCACTAGTCTCCAAGATGATGCAGTCAAAGAAAGTGGCTTGTGAGGAAGCAACagaaataaatgaatttgcaGAGGTGGATGCTGCATTGAACTCACTCATTAGACACAAGGCAAGCAAGCCTAGTGCTGATGATGCCCACAATCAACTTGACCAACTGGAGTCATGCATTCAAGACCAAGAACAAGGACTTGAGTGCCTATTTAGGCAAATGATCAAAGCAAGAGTCTCCCTCCTCAACATCCTAAACCACTAG